One window from the genome of Coregonus clupeaformis isolate EN_2021a unplaced genomic scaffold, ASM2061545v1 scaf0813, whole genome shotgun sequence encodes:
- the LOC121570325 gene encoding zinc finger protein 391-like, producing MPKPVRPHQCSHCGKSFKWVCYLKEHERIPTGEKPFQCSQCGKGFTRVVNLQTHLRTHTGEKPYHCSDCGKRFTQLGNLKSHERTHSLERPFQCSQGGKRFIKSSNLKDHKRIHTGEKTFQCSQCGKGFTWVGNLKTHLRTHTGEKPFQSSQCGKRCIQSSHLKDHKRIHTGERPFQCSQCGKGFTWVGSLKTHERTHTGKKPFQCSQCKNSFSKLGNLKMHDRTHTGE from the coding sequence ATGCCCAAACCAGTGAGACCACACCAgtgttcccactgtggaaagagttttaagtgGGTATGTTACCTGAAAGAGCATGAAAGAATACCCACAGGAGAAAAGCCATtccaatgctctcagtgtggaaaagGTTTTACCCGGGTAGTGAACCTGCAAACGCATTTGAGAacgcacacaggggagaagccctaccactgctcagattgtggaaagagatttacccAGCTAGGgaacctgaaatcacatgagagaacaCATTCTTTAGAGAGACCTTTTCAGTGCTCACAGGGTGGAAAGAGATTTATCAAGTCATCAAATCTGAAAGAccataagagaatacacacaggagaaaaaacattccaatgctctcagtgtggaaagggttttacctgggTAGGGAACCTGAAAAcgcatttgagaacacacacaggggagaagcctttccaatcctctcagtgtggaaagagatgtATTCAGTCATCGCATCTGAAAGATCATAagagaatacacactggagaACGACCATTCCAATGTTCacagtgtggaaagggttttacctgggTAGGGAGCCTGAAAacgcatgagaggacacacacaggaaagaagcctttccaatgctctcagtgtAAAAATAGTTTTAGCAAGTTAGGGAACCTAAAAATGCATgataggacacacacaggagaa